In Burkholderia gladioli, a genomic segment contains:
- a CDS encoding aspartate/glutamate racemase family protein produces MIGILGGMGPHAGALLVERLTALHHAARRDQDHPRVLLYSNSQIPNRVDAILGRGPSPVPEIAESLDLLARCGAQFAAIACNTAHVFLDEIRSRATLPVIDMIAATSERLAQLGLHRVALLATEGTVASGLYQHPLEAAGIEVVVPDAAGQALVSAAIYDPLRGIKASASPLDARMLGELARVSETLLEGDRAQALLIACTDLSIAYRHPLLAGLPSLDALDELAHACLERVGIARDAAADPSSPHRPQSLEIQ; encoded by the coding sequence ATGATCGGCATCCTTGGCGGCATGGGACCGCATGCGGGCGCCTTGCTGGTGGAACGGCTCACTGCCCTGCATCACGCCGCGCGCCGCGACCAGGATCATCCGCGCGTGCTCCTCTACTCGAACAGCCAGATCCCCAACCGGGTGGACGCGATCCTCGGGCGCGGCCCCTCGCCGGTGCCCGAGATCGCCGAATCGCTCGACCTGCTGGCGCGCTGCGGCGCGCAGTTCGCGGCGATCGCCTGCAATACCGCGCATGTGTTCCTCGACGAGATCCGCTCGCGCGCGACGCTGCCCGTGATCGACATGATCGCGGCCACCAGCGAGCGGCTCGCGCAACTGGGCCTGCACCGCGTGGCGCTGCTGGCCACCGAGGGCACCGTCGCCAGCGGCCTCTACCAGCACCCGCTGGAGGCGGCCGGCATCGAGGTGGTGGTGCCCGACGCGGCGGGCCAGGCGCTGGTGTCCGCGGCGATCTACGATCCGCTGCGCGGCATCAAGGCCAGCGCCTCGCCGCTCGATGCGCGGATGCTCGGCGAACTCGCGCGCGTGTCCGAGACGCTGCTCGAAGGCGATCGCGCGCAAGCCCTGCTGATCGCCTGTACCGATTTGTCGATTGCCTATCGTCATCCCCTGCTCGCCGGCCTGCCCTCGCTCGATGCGCTCGACGAACTGGCCCATGCCTGCCTCGAGCGCGTGGGTATCGCGCGCGATGCCGCTGCCGATCCGTCCTCGCCGCACCGCCCCCAATCCCTGGAGATCCAATAA
- a CDS encoding TauD/TfdA family dioxygenase produces MPSRVLPVLWEKDRCPLPSLDLTSPALPADTLARFGEQLAETGAILLRGFEVASTEALARAVAALGGKPMPYVEGNSPRTKLDAGEVYTSTEHPPEAFISMHNELSYSASWPNRLYFCCVTPAASGGHTLLASSAAILADLDAAVRDEFEARGVLYIRNLHGGRGMQLGPSWQDSFETTERAEVEAHCTRHRIEFDWRADGALRLLARRPASIRHPLTGQRVWFNQADQFHPSTNSADVHEALLEVFGDDPFAFPQHAAFGDGGPIPDATLAHIREVSERHTQRFDWQRGDCLVIDNLLVSHGRSPFTGQRKVLVAMSL; encoded by the coding sequence ATGCCTTCGCGCGTGTTGCCCGTGTTGTGGGAAAAAGACCGCTGCCCCCTGCCCTCGCTCGACCTCACCTCGCCGGCCCTGCCGGCCGACACGCTGGCACGCTTCGGCGAGCAGCTGGCCGAGACCGGCGCGATCCTGCTGCGCGGTTTCGAGGTGGCCTCCACCGAGGCGCTGGCTCGCGCGGTCGCCGCGCTGGGCGGCAAGCCGATGCCCTATGTCGAGGGCAACTCGCCGCGCACCAAGCTCGACGCCGGCGAGGTCTACACCTCGACCGAGCATCCGCCCGAAGCCTTCATCTCGATGCACAACGAGCTGTCCTACAGCGCCAGCTGGCCCAACCGCCTCTACTTCTGCTGCGTCACGCCCGCGGCCAGCGGCGGCCACACCCTGCTGGCCTCCAGCGCCGCGATCCTCGCCGATCTCGACGCGGCGGTGCGCGACGAGTTCGAGGCCAGGGGCGTGCTCTACATCCGCAACCTGCACGGCGGCCGCGGCATGCAGCTCGGCCCGTCCTGGCAGGACAGCTTCGAGACCACCGAGCGCGCCGAGGTCGAGGCGCATTGCACGCGCCACCGGATCGAATTCGACTGGCGCGCCGACGGCGCGCTGCGCCTGCTCGCGCGCCGCCCCGCCAGCATCCGGCATCCGCTCACCGGCCAGCGCGTCTGGTTCAACCAGGCCGACCAGTTCCATCCCTCCACCAACAGCGCCGACGTCCACGAGGCGCTGCTCGAGGTATTCGGCGACGATCCCTTCGCGTTTCCACAGCACGCCGCCTTCGGCGACGGCGGCCCGATCCCCGACGCGACGCTCGCGCATATCCGCGAAGTCAGCGAGCGCCACACGCAGCGATTCGACTGGCAACGCGGCGACTGCCTGGTGATCGACAACCTGCTGGTCAGCCACGGACGTTCTCCCTTCACCGGCCAGCGCAAGGTGCTGGTGGCCATGAGCCTCTGA